In Candidatus Aminicenantes bacterium, the sequence CGCGGCGCCCATTTCATCAAGGCCGACGAAAGCTGAGCCGCCTCAGGTTATTATTCTCAACATGCAAGCACAGGGAAGAGGAAAAATGCAATTTAATACGCTCCGGGGTTACCCGGTAAGCTTCGATCGGCTCCGGCGCGGTTCTTGAGCACCGAATTGCTGAGCGTTCCCGGGGGAACCGTGGGCGGGGAGGGGGCGCCGCTCCAGCTGAAATCCGGGATGGCGTAGGTGGTGACGCCATAGACGTTGCCTCCCGCCGTGGGGCGGTAATCGCCGGTGGCCGGGTTGATCAGCTGCGGTTGTGCCTTGTTGATGCTGTTCTGGGCGAGGACCGCGGCTGGATCCAGCCGCGCCTGATCGGTATCGCCGATGCCCAGGCTCAGACCCGCCGGTCCGTTCCAGATGAAGTTGCCCTGGATCACCAGGTTGTCATCTCCCTTGCAGGGATTGGGAGCATTGGTCCCGGATGGTGGCGTCGTATCGCCCCGGCTGGCGAAATGGTTCCATTGGCTCTGGTAGGGCGGGGGATTGTAAACGATGTTGTTGAAAATGAAGATGTTCTTGTTGGGAATGTAGTATTGGCTCTCCTCGGCTACGGCCCGGCCCCAGCCGCCGGCATCGTGGTTGGCCTTGGCAGCGGCCAGATGGCTCGATTCGCCACCGCAACCCCGGCCACCGAAAACGACTTCCACGGCATGGCTGTTCTTTCCGACCCGGTAAAGCGTGTTGTAGGCCAGCAGGATATTGTAGCCGCCGTTGACGCCCATTCCCGCTCCATCGGTATCGTGTACGATGTTGTTGATGAATTTGATGTCGTAAGCCTCGTAGTGCAGCCAGGGATTGACCATGTACTCGAATCCAGTGGCCTGACCGGCGCTGAAGCCCCCGTTGCCGGCGTTGTACATCTCGTTGCCGTCAATGCGAAAATAGGACGAGCCGCCTTTGAGGTACATGCACCAGTCGGTGGCGTCGTGAATGCGGTTGCGACAGATGTGGCCGTACTGCACGGCGACGAAATCAAGCCCAACGTTGTCGGTCGGGCCGTAGATCTGGCTGTCTTCGACATAAACGTGCTGGCACTGGTTTCCCTTGAGCACCTCCTGGGTCTGGTGATTGCCGTTGATGTCGCAGCCCCTGATCAGGACATAACTGCAGGAGGATATATGAAAACCGTCGCCGCCGGAGGAAGCGCCCCGCGTATTCAAGTTGACGAAGTAGATATATTGGCAAAGGGTGACTTCCAACCCAGGTAGCATGGCTTTACCCTG encodes:
- a CDS encoding right-handed parallel beta-helix repeat-containing protein, coding for MRSMKSKKNFFPQGCGQTIFSRICPCLLLAIFFIALVFLLPGCAKKSEDSATDDSTPVPSPPAPNATSGDTYDIGNPTLAEIWVDPSGGNDANNGSSRTQALKTLRAAWEKIPSGATLTSTGFRIQLVAGTYPAYDQANANVPGQLDNRFGSYSFPIIIQSADGQGKAMLPGLEVTLCQYIYFVNLNTRGASSGGDGFHISSCSYVLIRGCDINGNHQTQEVLKGNQCQHVYVEDSQIYGPTDNVGLDFVAVQYGHICRNRIHDATDWCMYLKGGSSYFRIDGNEMYNAGNGGFSAGQATGFEYMVNPWLHYEAYDIKFINNIVHDTDGAGMGVNGGYNILLAYNTLYRVGKNSHAVEVVFGGRGCGGESSHLAAAKANHDAGGWGRAVAEESQYYIPNKNIFIFNNIVYNPPPYQSQWNHFASRGDTTPPSGTNAPNPCKGDDNLVIQGNFIWNGPAGLSLGIGDTDQARLDPAAVLAQNSINKAQPQLINPATGDYRPTAGGNVYGVTTYAIPDFSWSGAPSPPTVPPGTLSNSVLKNRAGADRSLPGNPGAY